One window of Centropristis striata isolate RG_2023a ecotype Rhode Island chromosome 21, C.striata_1.0, whole genome shotgun sequence genomic DNA carries:
- the trim8b gene encoding E3 ubiquitin-protein ligase TRIM8b, with translation MPARTMMASDMAETWRNCFEEELICPICLHVFSDPIQLPCKHNFCRGCISEAWAKDSSLARCPECNHAYTQKPSLEKNHKLSNIVEKYNALSVEKVSTPALQCILCRRGPPLPAVKVCLRCNAPCCQSHVQTHLQQPCSALGHLLVEAEAVKAWTCLQHDEYRLYHCEAEQTAVCQYCCFARCHPSHGHAVTDVELRRNDIRQSLLRQQERVEERVQEIEEQLCKLDSDKCVVEDRVCELKEEVRLQYQRMHQLLEEDLGRTLEALDRAQARFCQENAAQVLALGEQRHEAQKLLSSIHTAFSKAEELSFMKNTKPVKILTDRSQACVGSSLPPYKVGNLNSKLFLSEISKREKSLKRTLEAPLTPPSTFLQSVPAYPSGQSSGSGAEKRKHSTAFPEGNGNVGKTAAPGFKDSSSSSSSSSSSSSSLAKQPYLGSSSASGEGQSTNQQPLGPCGPPHISESGGTGSGSGSLTNHHSGSVFGSSHFPPGGSSSSHSSQQAVLPQYGGRKILVCTMDNCYCSGVPSVSGHRSHPPYPRSGSFPWVSAQDYPPPPGLASGGPSMQGLAVRDWIDASQTHRHADFYGLYGQPSTKHYVTS, from the exons ATGCCTGCCCGCACCATGATGGCCTCTGACATGGCTGAGACGTGGAGGAACTGTTTTGAGGAGGAGCTCATCTGCCCCATCTGCCTGCACGTGTTCTCAGATCCCATCCAGCTGCCCTGCAAGCACAACTTCTGCCGGGGCTGCATCAGCGAGGCCTGGGCCAAAGACTCCTCGCTGGCCCGCTGCCCTGAGTGCAATCATGCTTACACGCAGAAGCCCAGCTTGGAGAAGAACCACAAACTGTCCAACATAGTCGAAAAGTACAACGCCCTGAGTGTGGAGAAGGTCTCCACGCCGGCGCTGCAGTGCATCCTGTGCCGCCGAGGGCCGCCACTCCCCGCAGTGAAGGTTTGCCTGCGCTGCAACGCCCCGTGCTGCCAGTCCCACGTCCAGACACACCTGCAGCAGCCGTGCTCAGCCCTGGGGCACCTGTTGGTGGAGGCGGAGGCGGTGAAGGCCTGGACCTGCTTGCAGCATGACGAGTACAGGCTGTACCACTGCGAGGCCGAGCAGACAGCGGTGTGCCAGTACTGCTGCTTTGCCCGCTGCCACCCCAGCCACGGCCACGCCGTCACCGACGTGGAGCTGAGACGCAACGACATCAGA CAAAGCCTGTTGAGACAGCAGGAGCGCGTAGAGGAGCGAGTGCAGGAGATCGAAGAGCAGCTCTGCAAACTGGACTCTGACAAGTGTGTGGTGGAG GACAGGGTGTGTGAGCTGAAGGAGGAGGTGCGACTGCAGTACCAGCGGATGCACCAGCTCCTGGAGGAGGATCTCGGTCGGACACTGGAGGCTCTGGACCGGGCTCAGGCTCGGTTCTGCCAGGAGAACGCCGCCCAGGTTTTAGCCCTGGGCGAGCAGCGCCACGAGGCCCAGAAGCTGCTGAGCTCCATCCACACAGCCTTCAGCAAGGCCGAGGAACTGAGCTTCATGAAGAACACCAAGCCTGTTAAAATCCTCACAGACAG GTCTCAGGCGTGTGTGGGCAGCAGTCTCCCTCCATACAAAGTGGGGAATCTAAACTCTAAACTGTTCCTCTCTGAAATCTCTAAAAGAGAGAAGAGCTTGAAGAGAACGCTGGAAG CTCCCCTCACCCCTCCCTCCACCTTCCTGCAGTCCGTTCCTGCGTATCCCAGCGGTCAGAGCTCCGGCTCTGGAGCAGAGAAACGGAAACATTCCACTGCCTTCCCAGAGGGGAACGGGAACGTTGGAAAAACTGCCGCTCCGGGTTTCAaggactcctcctcctcctcctcttcttcttcatcttcttcctcATCGTTAGCCAAACAGCCCTACCTGGGCTCCAGCTCTGCCTCCGGTGAAGGTCAGTCCACCAATCAGCAGCCTCTCGGCCCCTGCGGCCCGCCGCACATCAGCGAGAGCGGCGGGACGGGAAGCGGGAGCGGCTCTCTGACCAACCACCATTCAGGCTCCGTGTTCGGCTCCTCGCACTTTCCTCCCGGAGGCAGCAGCTCCTCGCACTCCTCCCAGCAGGCCGTGCTGCCGCAGTACGGCGGGCGGAAGATCCTGGTGTGCACGATGGATAACTGCTACTGCTCTGGCGTGCCCTCGGTGTCGGGCCACCGCAGCCATCCCCCGTACCCGCGCTCTGGCTCCTTCCCCTGGGTCAGTGCCCAGGACTACCCCCCTCCTCCCGGCCTGGCCTCTGGAGGTCCGTCCATGCAGGGCCTGGCAGTGAGGGACTGGATAGACGCCtcgcagacacacagacatgcagatTTTTACGGGCTGTATGGTCAGCCCTCTACAAAGCACTACGTCACCAGTTAA